In Carya illinoinensis cultivar Pawnee chromosome 7, C.illinoinensisPawnee_v1, whole genome shotgun sequence, the following are encoded in one genomic region:
- the LOC122315379 gene encoding spermatogenesis-associated protein 20 isoform X1 — protein MALPKSSLTFSHYGKFAIPPKPTTTGCSLLKKPRLSSSFLLHSSMLRRLLLSPSVHRFLSHPTKFLSFPTPYPSVFTYFSPLTWPFPYIFARPISSLKFLAMAERPSTPESHSRKYTNRLAAEHSPYLLQHAHNPVDWYPWGEEAFAEARKRDVPIFLSIGYSTCHWCHVMEVESFEDEGIAKLLNDWFVSIKVDREERPDVDKVYMTYVQALYGGGGWPLSAFLSPDLKPLMGGTYFPPNDKHGRPGFKTILRKVKDAWDVKRDILVKSGGFAIEQLAEALSANASSNKLPDGLPQNALRLCADQLSASYDSKFGGFGSAPKFPRPVEIQLMLYWSKKLEETGKLHEASEALKKVFFSLQCMARGGIHDHVGGGFHRYSVDECWHVPHFEKMLYDQGQLANVYSDAFSITKDCYFSFVARDILDYLRRDMIGQEGEIFSAEDADSAEYEGDARKKEGAFYIWTSEEVDDILGEHATVFKNHYYVKPSGNCDLSRMSDPHHEFKGKNVLIERQNSAEMASKVGMPVDKYLDILGECRRKLFEVRSSRPRPHLDDKVIVSWNGLAISSFARASKILKGEEEGTKFYFPVVGCDLQEYMDVAEKAASFIRRQLYNEQTHRLQHSFRNGPSKAPGFLDDYAFLISGLLDLFEFGGGIEWLLWAIELQDTQDKLFLDREGGGYFNTPGEDPSVLLRVKEDNDGAEPSGNSVSAINLVRLGSLVAGTRTDCYRQNAEHLLAVFEARLKDMAMAVPLMCCAADMVTVPSRKQVVLVGHKHSVEFENMLAAAHTSYDPNKTVIHIDPSNKEEMEFWDEHNSNITLMAKNNHVADKVVALVCQNFTCSAPVADPESLKVLLSQKSSSSASIGTSK, from the exons ATGGCGCTTCCGAAATCATCCTTAACCTTCTCACATTATGGCAAATTCGCAATTCCTCCTAAGCCGACAACAACCGGGTGTTCCCTACTAAAAAAGCCTcgtctttcttcttccttccttcttCACAGTTCCATGCTCAGAAGACTGCTCCTCTCTCCCTCCGTCCATCGCTTTCTTTCCCACCCAACTAAATTTCTATCATTTCCTACCCCATACCCTTCTGTTTTTACGTACTTTTCCCCACTTACTTGGCCTTTCCCGTACATTTTCGCTCGACCCATTTCCTCCCTCAAGTTCCTGGCCATGGCTGAACGACCCTCGACACCAGAATCGCATTCTCGTAAGTACACGAATCGTCTGGCTGCGGAGCACAGTCCCTATCTTCTTCAGCATGCCCATAACCCT GTTGATTGGTACCCGTGGGGTGAGGAAGCTTTTGCTGAAGCGCGAAAGAGAGACGTTCCCATCTTCTTGTCAA TTGGATATAGCACTTGTCATTG GTGTCATGTTATGGAGGTGGAATCTTTTGAGGATGAAGGGATTGCCAAATTGTTGAATGATTGGTTTGTCAGTATTAAG GTAGATCGGGAAGAGCGGCCTGATGTTGATAAG GTATACATGACTTATGTTCAGGCTCTGTACGGTGGTGGAGGTTGGCCACTTAGTGCCTTTCTTTCACCTGATTTGAAGCCGTTAATGGGCGGAACTTACTTTCCACCAAATGACAAGCACGGGAGACCGGGATTTAAGACCATACTTAG AAAGGTGAAGGATGCTTGGGATGTCAAGAGGGATATTCTTGTTAAGAGTGGAGGCTTTGCTATTGAGCAGCTGGCAGAAGCATTATCAGctaatgcaagttctaataaaTTACCTGATGGGCTACCACAAAATGCGCTCCGTTTGTGTGCAGATCAA CTTTCCGCAAGCTATGATTCGAAGTTTGGTGGTTTTGGATCTGCCCCAAAGTTTCCCAGACCAGTTGAAATTCAGCTGATGCTTTATTGGTCCAAAAAATTGGAGGAAACTGGGAAGTTGCATGAAGCAAGTGAagctttaaaaaaagttttcttcAGCTTGCAATGCATGGCAAGGGGGGGCATCCATGATCATGTTGGAGGTGGCTTTCACAGATATAGCGTGGACGAGTGCTGGCATG TTCCCCACTTTGAAAAAATGCTGTACGACCAAGGGCAGCTTGCTAATGTTTATTCAGATGCATTTTCTATCACCAAAGACTGCTACTTTTCATTTGTGGCTCGggatattcttgattatttgaggAGAGACATGATCGGGCAAGAAGGTGAGATTTTTTCAGCAGAGGATGCTGACAGTGCTGAATATGAAGGTGATGCTAGAAAAAAGGAAGGAGCCTTCTACATATGGACCAGCGAGGAG GTTGATGACATACTTGGAGAGCATGCAACTGTTTTCAAGAACCATTACTATGTAAAGCCTTCGGGTAACTGTGACCTTTCTAGAATGAGTGATCCTCATCATGAATTCAAGGGAAAGAATGTGCTCATTGAGAGACAAAACTCAGCTGAAATGGCATCAAAAGTTGGCATGCCTgttgataaatatcttgataTTTTGGGTGAATGTAGGCGAAAGCTTTTTGAAGTAAGATCAAGTCGACCAAGACCACATTTGGATGATAAG GTAATTGTATCATGGAATGGACTGGCAATATCATCATTTGCAAGGGCTTCTAAAATTCTGAAGGGTGAGGAGGAGGGGACCAAATTCTACTTCCCTGTTGTTGGCTGTGAT CTCCAGGAGTACATGGATGTTGCTGAGAAGGCAGCATCTTTTATCAGGAGGCAACTCTACAATGAGCAAACGCACAGGCTACAACACAGCTTTAGGAATGGCCCATCTAAAGCACCTGGATTCTTAGATGATTATGCTTTTCTAATTTCGGGATTGCTGGATCTTTTTGAATTTGGTGGTGGGATTGAATGGCTACTTTGGGCAATTGAACTGCAAGACACCCAG gataaattatttcttgaTAGAGAGGGAGGAGGCTATTTCAATACCCCAGGGGAAGATCCTTCTGTTCTCCTCCGTGTGAAGGAAGATAATGATGGGGCTGAGCCCTCTGGCAACTCAGTTTCTGCAATTAATCTTGTAAGATTGGGCTCCTTGGTTGCGGGTACTAGGACTGATTGTTACAGGCAGAACGCTGAACATCTTCTG GCAGTCTTTGAGGCGAGACTGAAAGATATGGCTATGGCAGTCCCTCTGATGTGTTGTGCAGCGGACATGGTCACTGTTCCCTCTCGAAAGCAAGTTGTCTTGGTTGGCCATAAGCATTCTGTCGAGTTTGAAAACATGCTTGCTGCAGCTCACACATCATATGATCCCAATAAAACT GTTATTCACATAGACCCCTCCAACAAGGAGGAGATGGAATTTTGGGATGAACACAACAGCAATATTACCCTCATGGCAAAGAATAATCATGTTGCAGATAAAGTGGTTGCTCTCGTGTGCCAAAACTTTACTTGCAGTGCCCCAGTAGCAGATCCTGAATCTCTCAAGGTGCTGTTGTCCCAAAAATCCTCCTCTTCTGCTTCAATTGGCACCAGTAAATAA
- the LOC122316295 gene encoding protein FAR1-RELATED SEQUENCE 5-like has product MSCPPTSNPVDFSPFDTSFRLPAYNSDDPRQAAPSSSNVPTPAVDEQNVGSTSPSTNAHLHDADELLFDLNEDLEGTTIVEDDELRVEEPKSGMKFESVKELTAYYKQYAKQEGFGVRTQRTRKDDEGRPVYVTVGCARGGKYQPKNSNISKPRPTTRTDCKSRVNATLSKNEKWVFTTVENVHNYITVSPKKTRLLRSHKFLDEYSQRILDLNDRAGIRMNKNFNSLVVDAGGYENLTFQEKDYQNLIDKARHLRLGKGGGEALNHYFQRMRDRNDGFVSNMNLDDDGRLRNVFWADARSRAAYEYYGDVVTFDTTYLTNRYEMPFAPFVGVNHHGQSILLGA; this is encoded by the exons ATGTCATGCCCCCCAACTTCCAATCCTGTTGACTTTAGCCCATTTGATACTTCATTTCGG CTGCCAGCTTATAATTCGGATGACCCGAGGCAAGCAGCGCCGTCATCGTCAAATGTGCCAACCCCTGCAGTTGACGAACAAAATGTCGGCAGTACATCACCGAGTACTAATGCACATTTGCATGATGCCGATG AGTTGTTATTCGACTTAAATGAAGATTTGGAGGGTACCACTATTGTCGAAGATGATGAGTTGAGGGTTGAAGAACCAAAATCAGGCATGAAGTTTGAAAGTGTGAAAGAGCTGACGGCctactataagcaatatgcgaAGCAAGAGGGTTTCGGTGTACGGACACAGAGAACTAGAAAAGATGATGAGGGGAGGCCTGTGTATGTGACCGTTGGTTGTGCCCGTGGCGGAAAGTACCAACCTAAGAATAGTAATATCTCGAAGCCACGGCCAACAACCAGAACAGATTGTAAATCAAGAGTAAATGCTACGTTGAGCAAGAATGAAAAGTGGGTTTTCACAACTGTTGAAAATGTGCACAACTACATAACTGTGAGCCCCAAGAAAACCAGACTGTTGCGATCGCACAAGTTTCTAGACGAATATAGCCAAAGGATCCTAGACCTGAATGATCGAGCCGGAATAAGaatgaacaaaaattttaattctcTTGTTGTTGATGCGGGGGGTTATGAGAATTTAACTTTTCAAGAGAAAGATTATCAGAATTTAATTGATAAGGCAAGACATTTACGGTTGGGTAAAGGAGGTGGCGAAGCCCTTAATCATTATTTCCAAAGAATGAGAGACCGGAATGATGGCTTCGTTTCTAATATGAACCTGGATGATGATGGTAGGCTACGAAATGTGTTTTGGGCTGATGCCCGTAGTCGAGCAGCTTATGAATATTATGGTGACGTTGTAACTTTCGATACTACGTACCTAACAAATAGGTACGAGATGCCTTTTGCCCCATTTGTTGGTGTTAACCATCATGGACAGTCCATATTATTAGGGGCGTGA
- the LOC122315379 gene encoding spermatogenesis-associated protein 20 isoform X2 — protein MALPKSSLTFSHYGKFAIPPKPTTTGCSLLKKPRLSSSFLLHSSMLRRLLLSPSVHRFLSHPTKFLSFPTPYPSVFTYFSPLTWPFPYIFARPISSLKFLAMAERPSTPESHSRKYTNRLAAEHSPYLLQHAHNPVDWYPWGEEAFAEARKRDVPIFLSIGYSTCHWCHVMEVESFEDEGIAKLLNDWFVSIKIGKSGLMLIRKVKDAWDVKRDILVKSGGFAIEQLAEALSANASSNKLPDGLPQNALRLCADQLSASYDSKFGGFGSAPKFPRPVEIQLMLYWSKKLEETGKLHEASEALKKVFFSLQCMARGGIHDHVGGGFHRYSVDECWHVPHFEKMLYDQGQLANVYSDAFSITKDCYFSFVARDILDYLRRDMIGQEGEIFSAEDADSAEYEGDARKKEGAFYIWTSEEVDDILGEHATVFKNHYYVKPSGNCDLSRMSDPHHEFKGKNVLIERQNSAEMASKVGMPVDKYLDILGECRRKLFEVRSSRPRPHLDDKVIVSWNGLAISSFARASKILKGEEEGTKFYFPVVGCDLQEYMDVAEKAASFIRRQLYNEQTHRLQHSFRNGPSKAPGFLDDYAFLISGLLDLFEFGGGIEWLLWAIELQDTQDKLFLDREGGGYFNTPGEDPSVLLRVKEDNDGAEPSGNSVSAINLVRLGSLVAGTRTDCYRQNAEHLLAVFEARLKDMAMAVPLMCCAADMVTVPSRKQVVLVGHKHSVEFENMLAAAHTSYDPNKTVIHIDPSNKEEMEFWDEHNSNITLMAKNNHVADKVVALVCQNFTCSAPVADPESLKVLLSQKSSSSASIGTSK, from the exons ATGGCGCTTCCGAAATCATCCTTAACCTTCTCACATTATGGCAAATTCGCAATTCCTCCTAAGCCGACAACAACCGGGTGTTCCCTACTAAAAAAGCCTcgtctttcttcttccttccttcttCACAGTTCCATGCTCAGAAGACTGCTCCTCTCTCCCTCCGTCCATCGCTTTCTTTCCCACCCAACTAAATTTCTATCATTTCCTACCCCATACCCTTCTGTTTTTACGTACTTTTCCCCACTTACTTGGCCTTTCCCGTACATTTTCGCTCGACCCATTTCCTCCCTCAAGTTCCTGGCCATGGCTGAACGACCCTCGACACCAGAATCGCATTCTCGTAAGTACACGAATCGTCTGGCTGCGGAGCACAGTCCCTATCTTCTTCAGCATGCCCATAACCCT GTTGATTGGTACCCGTGGGGTGAGGAAGCTTTTGCTGAAGCGCGAAAGAGAGACGTTCCCATCTTCTTGTCAA TTGGATATAGCACTTGTCATTG GTGTCATGTTATGGAGGTGGAATCTTTTGAGGATGAAGGGATTGCCAAATTGTTGAATGATTGGTTTGTCAGTATTAAG ATCGGGAAGAGCGGCCTGATGTTGATAAG AAAGGTGAAGGATGCTTGGGATGTCAAGAGGGATATTCTTGTTAAGAGTGGAGGCTTTGCTATTGAGCAGCTGGCAGAAGCATTATCAGctaatgcaagttctaataaaTTACCTGATGGGCTACCACAAAATGCGCTCCGTTTGTGTGCAGATCAA CTTTCCGCAAGCTATGATTCGAAGTTTGGTGGTTTTGGATCTGCCCCAAAGTTTCCCAGACCAGTTGAAATTCAGCTGATGCTTTATTGGTCCAAAAAATTGGAGGAAACTGGGAAGTTGCATGAAGCAAGTGAagctttaaaaaaagttttcttcAGCTTGCAATGCATGGCAAGGGGGGGCATCCATGATCATGTTGGAGGTGGCTTTCACAGATATAGCGTGGACGAGTGCTGGCATG TTCCCCACTTTGAAAAAATGCTGTACGACCAAGGGCAGCTTGCTAATGTTTATTCAGATGCATTTTCTATCACCAAAGACTGCTACTTTTCATTTGTGGCTCGggatattcttgattatttgaggAGAGACATGATCGGGCAAGAAGGTGAGATTTTTTCAGCAGAGGATGCTGACAGTGCTGAATATGAAGGTGATGCTAGAAAAAAGGAAGGAGCCTTCTACATATGGACCAGCGAGGAG GTTGATGACATACTTGGAGAGCATGCAACTGTTTTCAAGAACCATTACTATGTAAAGCCTTCGGGTAACTGTGACCTTTCTAGAATGAGTGATCCTCATCATGAATTCAAGGGAAAGAATGTGCTCATTGAGAGACAAAACTCAGCTGAAATGGCATCAAAAGTTGGCATGCCTgttgataaatatcttgataTTTTGGGTGAATGTAGGCGAAAGCTTTTTGAAGTAAGATCAAGTCGACCAAGACCACATTTGGATGATAAG GTAATTGTATCATGGAATGGACTGGCAATATCATCATTTGCAAGGGCTTCTAAAATTCTGAAGGGTGAGGAGGAGGGGACCAAATTCTACTTCCCTGTTGTTGGCTGTGAT CTCCAGGAGTACATGGATGTTGCTGAGAAGGCAGCATCTTTTATCAGGAGGCAACTCTACAATGAGCAAACGCACAGGCTACAACACAGCTTTAGGAATGGCCCATCTAAAGCACCTGGATTCTTAGATGATTATGCTTTTCTAATTTCGGGATTGCTGGATCTTTTTGAATTTGGTGGTGGGATTGAATGGCTACTTTGGGCAATTGAACTGCAAGACACCCAG gataaattatttcttgaTAGAGAGGGAGGAGGCTATTTCAATACCCCAGGGGAAGATCCTTCTGTTCTCCTCCGTGTGAAGGAAGATAATGATGGGGCTGAGCCCTCTGGCAACTCAGTTTCTGCAATTAATCTTGTAAGATTGGGCTCCTTGGTTGCGGGTACTAGGACTGATTGTTACAGGCAGAACGCTGAACATCTTCTG GCAGTCTTTGAGGCGAGACTGAAAGATATGGCTATGGCAGTCCCTCTGATGTGTTGTGCAGCGGACATGGTCACTGTTCCCTCTCGAAAGCAAGTTGTCTTGGTTGGCCATAAGCATTCTGTCGAGTTTGAAAACATGCTTGCTGCAGCTCACACATCATATGATCCCAATAAAACT GTTATTCACATAGACCCCTCCAACAAGGAGGAGATGGAATTTTGGGATGAACACAACAGCAATATTACCCTCATGGCAAAGAATAATCATGTTGCAGATAAAGTGGTTGCTCTCGTGTGCCAAAACTTTACTTGCAGTGCCCCAGTAGCAGATCCTGAATCTCTCAAGGTGCTGTTGTCCCAAAAATCCTCCTCTTCTGCTTCAATTGGCACCAGTAAATAA